In Penaeus vannamei isolate JL-2024 chromosome 14, ASM4276789v1, whole genome shotgun sequence, one DNA window encodes the following:
- the LOC113808262 gene encoding uncharacterized protein yields the protein MAGEVKWLWKSTTTERFFEPFTTCYQLGLSTREPLLEDHVVQALRHLFRKVPSLRACYGDRNGERWLREMSEETIDFEVIPDATIDDELHHAMHNISLSNDKGPLWGARLLPGVAEFNVSEFPNVSTVFLVVNHSISDGTSNMKTCGFFVQLLDAVIAGKPIDDKEQLGVFMSDEKTRKVIQEQLVFLEANPDLMRKTKEEVHAYQSIRSLVKSTYKGVGDIVAKTLTMTKELGPDATASFVKRCRSEGVTVNSAFTALANIATVEILNEGGLEQDTYTIRGDHLLNARRYWGGDTSHYLGCHVLPLKPVLIETPRNVGENFWDFARLTHQKLSKKIKGVTALQEEAMKPYVPKNPDFNPQYEFEFVLTNMGDVTETVTEGGHNVNVINVIRSVCIQTAPIAFNSFIHSFRGRFMHTLVYNSSFLNHKMAKDYCEKIFNHIQNLL from the exons ATGGCAGGGGAAGTAAAATGGTTATGGAAGAGCACTACAACAGAAAGATTCTTCGAGCCATTCACAACGTGCTACCAACTTGGACTGTCCACTCGCGAACCTTTACTCGAGGACCACGTTGTTCAAGCACTGAGACACCTCTTTCG AAAGGTTCCCTCTTTGCGAGCGTGTTACGGGGATCGAAATGGCGAAAGGTGGTTGCGGGAAATGTCAGAAGAGACCATCGACTTTGAG GTGATCCCAGACGCTACAATAGATGATGAACTACACCATGCAATGCACAATATAAGCCTTAGCAACGACAAGGGCCCTTTGTGGGGCGCCAGACTCTTGCCTGGAGTGGCGGAATTCAACGTGTCAGAGTTTCCTAACGTCAGTACAGTGTTTCTGGTTGTTAATCACAGCATATCTGATGGGACTTCTAACATGAAGACTTGCGGTTTCTTTGTTCAGCTTCTTGATGCTGTGATCGCTGGAAAACCTATTGATGATAAGGAACAGCTTGGAGTGTTCATGTCGGATGAAAAGACGCGGAAAGTAATACAGGAACAATTAGTCTTCCTGGAGGCTAACCCTGACCTGATGCGTAAGACAAAGGAAGAAGTTCACGCTTACCAAAGTATACGCTCTCTTGTGAAATCGACTTATAAAGGAGTGGGGGACATCGTGGCAAAAACTCTAACGATGACGAAAGAACTGGGTCCAGACGCCACAGCCTCCTTTGTCAAACGATGTCGTTCTGAAGGTGTTACCGTCAACTCGGCTTTCACGGCTCTTGCCAACATTGCCACGGTGGAAATCCTGAACGAAGGGGGATTAGAGCAGGACACATACACCATCCGGGGCGACCACCTTCTTAACGCTCGTAGGTACTGGGGAGGGGACACCTCCCATTACTTGGGTTGTCACGTTTTACCTCTAAAGCCTGTGCTTATCGAAACGCCACGCAATGTTGGCGAGAACTTCTGGGATTTTGCGAGACTGACTCACCAGAAGCTCTCGAAGAAGATCAAGGGCGTTACAGCACTGCAAGAGGAAGCCATGAAACCCTACGTGCCAAAGAATCCGGACTTCAACCCCCAATACGAATTTGAATTTGTTTTAACCAACATGGGAGACGTGACAGAAACAGTAACCGAAGGCGGCCACAACGTGAATGTAATTAACGTTATCAGGTCTGTTTGCATACAAACTGCTCCCATTGCCTTTAATAGTTTCATTCATAGTTTCCGTGGGCGCTTTATGCACACCCTTGTCTACAACTCTTCATTCCTTAACCATAAAATGGCAAAAGACTATTGTGAGAAGATTTTTAACCATATTCAAAATCTTCTTTGA
- the LOC113808263 gene encoding uncharacterized protein → MSREKIDFQVIENVTREDVHKELHRYSFDKKNGPLWCARLFRESVGDSLLGYPYVFTVFIGIHHVITDGTSNMLICGFFAQVLDDMSAGRPIDDNEQFAVFVSPEKTDAIINEKVKALRDNSELLLRQTKEFQACQKKSFYKSTYKINEDMPLTTGFETVFFDSDTTASFLKRCRAEGVTVNSAYTAITNHAMMDLMDGGLEKDTYHIHSDHVFNARRYWGEASDGEYLRCHVMPLVPVTVETPRNARENIWNYVRQTNQELRKISTDTALPEEAIKKLIPEYSGVFEFDYTVSDMGDVTHLVMKGSRNAEPIYICRPAAIHKVPATFCHFVHTS, encoded by the exons ATGTCGCGGGAGAAAATCGATTTCCAG gtTATTGAAAATGTTACAAGAGAAGACGTACACAAAGAGCTGCATCGGTACAGTTTTGATAAGAAGAACGGCCCTCTGTGGTGCGCCAGACTATTTCGAGAAAGTGTGGGTGACAGCTTGCTAGGGTATCCTTACGTGTTTACTGTATTTATTGGTATCCATCACGTTATCACCGACGGAACCAGCAATATGTTGATCTGCGGCTTCTTCGCCCAAGTCCTCGATGACATGAGCGCAGGCAGACCCATCGATGACAATGAACAGTTTGCAGTCTTCGTATCACCTGAGAAGACAGATGCGATAATAAATGAGAAAGTAAAAGCATTACGGGATAACTCCGAGCTTCTTCTCCGCCAAACAAAGGAGTTTCAAGCTTGCCAGAAGAAGTCGTTCTACAAATCGACTTACAAGATCAATGAAGACATGCCTCTCACAACGGGCTTCGAAACCGTGTTTTTCGACTCCGACACCACTGCCTCTTTCCTCAAGCGGTGTCGTGCTGAAGGCGTCACAGTCAACTCAGCTTATACGGCCATCACTAACCACGCTATGATGGATCTAATGGATGGAGGGCTTGAGAAAGACACATACCACATCCACAGCGACCACGTTTTCAATGCCCGTAGATACTGGGGAGAAGCCTCTGATGGTGAATACCTTAGATGTCATGTGATGCCGCTCGTGCCTGTGACTGTAGAAACGCCCAGAAACGCTCGCGAAAATATCTGGAACTACGTAAGGCAGACGAATCAGGAACTCAGAAAGATCTCGACAGACACTGCTTTACCAGAGGAAGCAATCAAGAAACTCATACCTGAGTATTCCGGTGTTTTTGAATTTGATTATACCGTCTCCGACATGGGAGACGTGACACATTTGGTAATGAAAGGTAGTCGAAATGCAGAGCCAATCTATATCTGTAGGCCTGCCGCCATACACAAAGTTCCAGCTACTTTCTGCCATTTCGTCCACACTTCGTAG